A part of Melittangium boletus DSM 14713 genomic DNA contains:
- a CDS encoding DUF4180 domain-containing protein — MSEERGVLVASEAGISIRTVRDVTDAIGACFGAEGILFTEEDLAPEFFNLRSGLAGEFLQKFVNYRLRVALVVPHPETHGERFKELAYEHRSHPLVRFVHSRAEAETWLRG; from the coding sequence ATGAGTGAAGAGCGCGGAGTCCTCGTTGCATCCGAAGCAGGCATCTCCATCCGAACCGTCCGGGACGTGACCGACGCCATCGGTGCATGCTTCGGGGCGGAGGGAATCCTCTTCACCGAGGAGGACCTCGCTCCGGAGTTCTTCAACCTTCGCAGTGGGTTGGCGGGTGAGTTCCTTCAGAAGTTCGTGAACTACCGGCTGCGCGTGGCGCTCGTCGTGCCCCACCCGGAAACCCACGGCGAGCGCTTCAAGGAACTCGCCTACGAACATCGATCGCACCCCCTGGTGCGATTCGTTCATTCCCGGGCGGAAGCCGAAACCTGGCTCCGAGGTTGA
- a CDS encoding alpha/beta hydrolase, which produces MNQAVNPFHPDLRRAARLIPNITVTRQVLAVMRFLARFQPKPRVPEDVAVEDTRVPGPAGAPPVRVRTYRSRTIQGPTPALLWIHGGGYILGQPEMDDFLCIDFARELGILVVSVDYRLAPEHPFPAPLEDCYAALRWLFTQAGTLGVVPERIAIGGASAGGGLTAALAQLAHDRKEVRPTFQLLVYPMLDDRTTTRTDIDGTSHRCWNQGSNVFGWRSYLGHEPGSAQVPAHAVPGRREDLSGLPPAWLGVGTCDLFHDEDLTYAGRLKAAGVPCDVSVVPGAFHGFDVITRDAGVARDFRGVYAAALRRALFTTRDS; this is translated from the coding sequence ATGAATCAAGCCGTGAATCCGTTTCACCCTGACCTGAGACGCGCCGCGCGCCTCATCCCGAACATCACGGTGACCCGGCAAGTGCTCGCCGTGATGCGCTTTCTCGCCCGCTTCCAACCGAAGCCCCGCGTCCCCGAGGACGTGGCCGTGGAGGACACACGGGTGCCCGGGCCCGCGGGGGCGCCACCGGTGCGCGTGCGGACCTATCGCTCCCGGACCATCCAGGGACCGACACCGGCGCTGCTGTGGATTCACGGTGGCGGGTACATCCTCGGCCAGCCGGAGATGGACGATTTTCTCTGCATCGACTTCGCACGTGAGTTGGGCATCCTCGTTGTCTCCGTGGACTACCGGTTGGCTCCCGAGCACCCCTTCCCGGCACCGCTGGAGGACTGCTACGCGGCGCTGCGATGGCTCTTCACCCAGGCGGGGACGCTCGGCGTCGTCCCCGAGCGCATCGCCATCGGAGGGGCGAGTGCTGGCGGGGGGCTCACGGCCGCGCTGGCACAACTGGCGCATGACCGGAAGGAGGTCCGGCCCACATTCCAGCTGCTCGTCTACCCCATGCTGGACGACCGCACGACGACGCGCACGGACATCGACGGCACGAGCCACCGCTGCTGGAATCAGGGCAGCAACGTGTTCGGTTGGAGGTCCTACCTGGGACACGAGCCGGGGAGCGCACAGGTGCCGGCGCATGCCGTGCCCGGGCGGCGCGAGGACCTGTCGGGACTTCCTCCGGCCTGGTTGGGCGTGGGCACCTGCGACCTCTTCCATGACGAGGATCTGACATACGCCGGGCGCCTGAAAGCCGCGGGCGTGCCATGCGACGTCTCCGTGGTGCCCGGCGCCTTTCACGGCTTCGACGTCATCACCCGCGACGCCGGAGTCGCACGCGACTTCCGTGGGGTCTACGCGGCCGCGCTCCGCCGAGCCCTGTTCACCACGCGGGATTCCTAA
- a CDS encoding iron-containing redox enzyme family protein, with translation MHTQNGNHSPMSWITALEHEARSLLRELDANPAARRLFEGSVDTEHYANYLVQTYHYARWSTPLLAEAGQRMKNQGRHVQLGELLLRKADEEHGHERWLLADLKNLGWPAGRVERTVPNPAVTAYIAWNRFTSRCGRPEAFLGTAYVLEYLSVHRASRAVERMLATGIIPNIRKAVTFLRSHGSADIGHVAELASVLSPLEDREEQSALLLSARTTRVLYLGLFAETAASTH, from the coding sequence ATGCACACCCAGAACGGAAACCATTCCCCCATGAGTTGGATCACCGCCTTGGAGCACGAAGCGCGCTCGCTGCTGCGGGAGTTGGACGCGAACCCCGCGGCCCGGCGGCTCTTCGAGGGGAGTGTCGACACGGAGCATTACGCCAACTACCTGGTGCAGACGTACCACTACGCGCGGTGGAGCACGCCGCTGTTGGCCGAGGCGGGGCAGCGCATGAAGAATCAGGGCCGGCATGTGCAACTGGGAGAGTTGCTGCTGCGCAAAGCCGACGAGGAGCATGGGCATGAGCGTTGGCTGCTGGCGGACCTGAAGAACCTGGGCTGGCCGGCCGGACGGGTCGAGCGCACGGTGCCCAACCCCGCTGTCACCGCCTACATCGCCTGGAACCGCTTCACCTCGCGCTGTGGCAGACCCGAGGCCTTCCTCGGCACCGCCTACGTCCTGGAGTACCTGTCCGTGCACCGTGCCAGCCGGGCCGTGGAGCGGATGCTCGCGACTGGCATCATTCCCAACATCCGCAAGGCCGTCACCTTCCTGCGCTCGCATGGGAGCGCGGACATCGGGCATGTGGCGGAACTGGCGTCGGTGTTGAGTCCACTGGAGGATCGGGAGGAGCAATCCGCGCTGCTGCTGTCCGCGCGCACCACGCGTGTTCTCTACCTGGGCCTGTTCGCGGAGACGGCGGCGTCTACCCATTAA
- a CDS encoding Coq4 family protein codes for MNFSSPTSRIEDGLFLPEGASLFTRLRVAVRALKVLEKRPDDSIAAPLFNASLDGDIFQRLCTELAKSEDGRELLTARPSLQGSSIDLAALGRLPEGTLGNAFARYFSDNGIHPFESPYEVRNDVDYLVKWYRETHDLHHVVTGYATDAVGEMELQAFVAGNLGLRTSVLILLFAAVLQPHGLPPFWKYARKLRAAYRRGRQSERLIRIRYERFWEARVEEVRQRLRILPLAPA; via the coding sequence ATGAACTTCAGCTCCCCCACCTCCCGCATCGAAGATGGCCTCTTCCTGCCCGAAGGCGCGTCCCTGTTCACACGTCTGCGTGTGGCGGTCCGGGCACTGAAGGTCCTCGAGAAGCGCCCGGATGACAGCATCGCGGCGCCGTTGTTCAACGCGAGCCTCGACGGCGACATCTTCCAGCGGCTCTGCACGGAGCTGGCGAAGAGCGAGGACGGCCGGGAGCTGCTCACCGCACGCCCCAGCCTCCAGGGCAGCAGCATCGACCTCGCGGCGCTCGGCCGGCTCCCGGAAGGAACGCTCGGCAACGCGTTCGCCCGCTACTTCTCGGACAACGGCATCCACCCGTTCGAGAGCCCGTACGAGGTCCGCAACGACGTGGACTACCTCGTCAAGTGGTACCGGGAGACGCACGACCTTCACCACGTGGTGACCGGCTACGCCACGGACGCGGTCGGCGAAATGGAGCTCCAAGCCTTCGTGGCCGGCAACCTGGGACTCCGCACGAGTGTCCTCATCCTCCTGTTCGCCGCGGTGCTTCAGCCGCATGGCCTGCCTCCTTTCTGGAAGTACGCGCGAAAGCTGCGCGCGGCGTACCGGCGGGGCCGGCAGTCCGAGAGGCTGATTCGCATCCGGTACGAGCGCTTCTGGGAGGCGCGGGTCGAAGAGGTGCGCCAGCGGCTCCGGATTCTTCCCTTGGCCCCGGCCTGA
- a CDS encoding alpha/beta fold hydrolase, which translates to MQPFRREIPLYTLEGVPDADITTHPFSTRDKLGLSMLRFHRAASDDVVLLIHGLTTSSDMFIMPEHYNLVRYLLDHGFGDVWTLDFRMSNRHPYNLQRHRFTMDDIAAFDYPAALKRLRAVVGFGKRVHVICHCLGAVSFMMSLFGKAVTGIASVIANSVALTPRVPGWSKVKLALSPFLLEQLGGMAYLNAAAAEEGGLSRNKMLVKLSGLFHRECEVPACHMLSLMWGTGFPALYHHENLHPVTHERGGDLYGATGFHYYRHVRKMVRAGGAVKYDPDRPAVRHLPDDYFQHARDIQTPVLFVTGQDNHVFTHSNIVCHERLESITPGRHSLRVLPGYGHQDVFMGKHCDRDVFPHFVSWLERHRGTRPQPPHVPARPHTEHAAMRALVAEPP; encoded by the coding sequence ATGCAGCCATTTCGCCGGGAGATTCCTCTCTACACGCTGGAGGGTGTCCCAGACGCGGACATCACCACGCATCCGTTTTCCACCCGTGACAAGCTGGGCCTGAGCATGCTGCGCTTCCACCGCGCCGCCAGTGACGACGTGGTGCTCCTCATCCATGGGCTCACCACGTCCTCGGACATGTTCATCATGCCCGAGCACTACAACCTGGTGCGCTATCTGCTGGACCACGGGTTCGGCGACGTGTGGACGCTGGACTTTCGGATGAGCAACCGCCATCCGTACAACCTCCAGCGCCACCGCTTCACGATGGATGACATCGCTGCCTTTGACTACCCGGCGGCCCTGAAGAGGCTGCGCGCCGTGGTGGGCTTCGGCAAGCGCGTCCACGTCATCTGCCACTGCCTGGGGGCGGTGTCCTTCATGATGAGCCTGTTCGGCAAGGCGGTGACGGGCATCGCCAGTGTCATCGCCAACAGCGTGGCGCTCACTCCGCGTGTTCCGGGCTGGTCCAAGGTGAAGCTGGCGCTGTCGCCCTTCCTCTTGGAGCAGCTCGGAGGCATGGCCTACCTCAACGCCGCGGCCGCCGAGGAGGGAGGACTGTCGCGCAACAAGATGCTGGTGAAGCTGAGCGGCCTCTTCCATCGCGAGTGCGAGGTGCCGGCGTGCCACATGCTGAGTCTCATGTGGGGCACGGGCTTTCCGGCGCTCTACCACCACGAGAACCTGCACCCGGTCACCCACGAGCGAGGCGGCGACCTCTACGGCGCCACGGGCTTCCACTACTACCGCCATGTGCGGAAGATGGTGAGGGCGGGGGGCGCGGTGAAGTACGACCCGGACAGGCCCGCCGTCCGGCACCTTCCGGACGACTACTTCCAGCACGCGAGGGACATCCAGACGCCCGTGCTGTTCGTCACGGGCCAGGACAATCACGTCTTCACCCACTCCAACATCGTCTGCCACGAGCGGCTGGAGTCCATCACTCCCGGGCGGCACTCCCTGCGCGTCTTGCCAGGCTATGGGCACCAGGACGTCTTCATGGGCAAGCACTGCGACCGCGATGTGTTCCCACACTTCGTGTCCTGGCTCGAGCGGCACCGCGGCACGCGGCCCCAGCCCCCCCACGTCCCCGCCAGGCCCCACACCGAACACGCCGCCATGCGGGCCTTGGTGGCGGAACCCCCGTAG
- a CDS encoding GNAT family N-acyltransferase, which yields MTTLSYRVATTQRQLDDAVRIRWDVFGRELGMLDGALVKVPREVNSFDTLETTVHIIVYADDEPVATSRLLLPNPEVARLTGGRLGIDLERKVELSDVGGAGQVFAEITRFCVLNAWRRGETLLWLQAGVYQESRRLGVTHWLASANMETDSAEDARILFLVAAHRGLLSTQWRARALSSPRPPESPSTPVYTPDERERAHRGQLEGLRLSPVLSLFSRKVGARFIAEPLYDAGFRRFSLPLVVALNEIPASTLALFDAVTVQASHA from the coding sequence ATGACCACTCTGTCTTACCGAGTTGCCACCACCCAGCGGCAACTCGACGACGCGGTGCGCATCCGATGGGATGTCTTTGGCCGGGAACTGGGGATGCTCGACGGAGCCCTCGTGAAGGTGCCTCGGGAGGTGAACAGCTTCGACACCCTGGAAACCACCGTGCACATCATCGTCTATGCGGACGACGAGCCGGTGGCGACCTCCCGGCTGCTGTTGCCCAACCCCGAGGTGGCGCGCCTCACCGGCGGACGGCTGGGCATTGATCTGGAGCGGAAGGTGGAGCTGTCGGACGTGGGCGGAGCGGGCCAGGTGTTCGCCGAGATCACTCGGTTCTGCGTTCTCAATGCCTGGCGCCGCGGTGAAACGCTCCTGTGGTTGCAAGCCGGGGTCTACCAGGAGAGCCGCCGCCTGGGCGTGACGCACTGGCTCGCATCCGCCAACATGGAGACGGACTCCGCCGAGGACGCGCGCATCCTCTTCCTGGTGGCGGCCCACCGAGGTTTGCTGAGCACCCAGTGGCGTGCGCGCGCTCTCTCCAGCCCCAGGCCGCCGGAGTCTCCGAGCACGCCTGTCTATACTCCCGACGAGCGGGAACGTGCCCACCGGGGACAACTCGAAGGATTGCGGCTGTCTCCGGTGCTGTCACTCTTCTCTCGCAAGGTGGGCGCGCGCTTCATCGCCGAGCCGCTTTACGACGCGGGCTTCCGCCGCTTCTCGCTGCCGCTTGTCGTCGCGCTGAATGAGATTCCGGCCAGCACCCTGGCCTTGTTCGACGCCGTGACTGTCCAGGCCTCGCACGCCTGA
- a CDS encoding VOC family protein — translation MATTPSRMIFVNLPVRDLKRSVEFFTKLGFTFNPQFTDEKATCMIINEQAFVMLLVEEFFKGFTQNQICDTRTHTEGLFALSAGSRAEVDDLVNRAIAAGGKHAAKPQDHGFMYGWSFYDLDGHHWEVSWMDPATIAKQ, via the coding sequence ATGGCCACGACCCCGTCCCGCATGATCTTCGTCAACCTGCCCGTCCGCGACCTGAAGCGGTCGGTCGAGTTCTTCACGAAGCTCGGCTTCACGTTCAACCCGCAGTTCACCGACGAGAAGGCGACCTGCATGATCATCAACGAGCAGGCGTTCGTGATGCTCCTCGTCGAGGAATTCTTCAAGGGGTTCACCCAGAATCAGATCTGCGACACGCGCACCCACACCGAGGGTCTCTTCGCGCTCTCGGCCGGCAGCCGGGCCGAGGTCGACGACCTGGTCAACCGCGCGATCGCGGCGGGCGGAAAGCACGCGGCCAAGCCTCAGGACCACGGCTTCATGTACGGCTGGAGCTTCTACGACCTCGACGGGCACCACTGGGAAGTGAGCTGGATGGACCCGGCGACGATCGCGAAGCAGTAG
- a CDS encoding sigma-70 family RNA polymerase sigma factor: MATAHHLEDHRAALTGHCYRMLGSVAEADDAVQETMVRAWRNLDRFEERSSLRTWLYRIATRVCLDALSEHSRRMRPMETGPVGSIDDSLATLPGSHWIEPIPDARALPSDADPSELVMLRQSIRLAFVAALQHLPPRQRATLLLTEVLGWSAAEVADSLDTSVAAVNSALQRARATLATHDLTQARAPLSDTQSTLLDRYVEAFEHYDVDALTRLLHQDATLSMPPHSLWLRGHEPISAWLLGRGSGCRGSRLVPTAACGSPAFGQYRPGGPGGGHLPWALIVLEFSGERISAMNFFLDTEALFPRFGLPARLAP; the protein is encoded by the coding sequence ATGGCCACCGCCCACCACCTCGAGGATCACCGCGCCGCGCTGACGGGGCACTGCTACCGCATGCTGGGCTCGGTCGCCGAGGCCGACGACGCCGTCCAGGAGACGATGGTGCGGGCGTGGCGCAACCTGGACCGGTTCGAGGAGCGCTCCTCCCTGCGCACCTGGCTCTACCGCATCGCCACCCGGGTGTGTCTGGACGCGCTGAGCGAGCACTCGCGCCGCATGCGCCCCATGGAGACGGGTCCCGTCGGCTCCATCGACGACTCGCTCGCCACCCTGCCCGGCTCTCATTGGATCGAGCCCATTCCGGACGCGCGCGCCCTGCCCTCGGATGCCGATCCGTCCGAGCTCGTGATGCTGCGTCAGAGCATCCGGCTCGCGTTCGTGGCCGCGCTCCAGCACCTTCCCCCCCGGCAGCGCGCGACGCTGCTGCTGACCGAGGTCCTGGGCTGGTCCGCCGCCGAGGTCGCCGACAGCCTCGACACCTCGGTCGCCGCGGTCAACAGCGCCCTCCAGCGGGCCCGGGCGACGCTCGCCACCCATGACCTCACCCAGGCCCGCGCGCCGCTGTCCGACACGCAATCCACGCTGCTCGACCGGTATGTCGAGGCCTTCGAGCACTATGACGTGGACGCACTCACCCGGCTGCTCCACCAGGACGCGACCCTCTCGATGCCGCCCCACTCCCTATGGCTGCGCGGGCATGAGCCGATCAGCGCCTGGCTGCTGGGGCGGGGCTCGGGCTGCCGCGGCTCCCGGTTGGTGCCGACCGCGGCCTGCGGCTCACCCGCGTTCGGGCAATACCGGCCCGGAGGGCCGGGGGGTGGCCACCTGCCGTGGGCGCTGATCGTGCTCGAATTCTCGGGAGAGCGGATTTCCGCGATGAACTTCTTCCTCGACACCGAGGCGCTCTTCCCGCGCTTCGGCCTTCCGGCGCGACTCGCGCCCTGA
- a CDS encoding crotonase/enoyl-CoA hydratase family protein produces the protein MSTLVTEETVGFVRRIGLNRPEKRNAMNVALLEQLSSAFARAESDEAVRVMLLFAHGPMFTAGLDLMDVLPRLGEADTLFRAEGIDPWGTHGPMRTKPLVVAVHGKCLTLGIELMLAGDVTIASDDATFEQIEIDRGIFPFGGGTARWVQTAGWGNAMQYLLTGDALDAHEAHRLGLVQRVVSREVLMDTAMALAARIASKAPLAIKATLDSARTAVLEGERAAAAKLFPAIMRLATTEDAQEALTAFMERRPATFHGR, from the coding sequence ATGTCCACGCTCGTCACTGAAGAGACTGTCGGCTTCGTTCGAAGGATCGGCCTCAACCGCCCCGAGAAGCGCAACGCGATGAACGTCGCGCTGCTCGAGCAGCTTTCGTCGGCGTTCGCGCGCGCCGAAAGCGACGAGGCGGTCCGAGTCATGCTGTTGTTCGCGCACGGGCCGATGTTCACGGCGGGTCTGGATCTCATGGATGTCCTTCCGCGCCTCGGCGAAGCGGACACGCTGTTCCGCGCGGAGGGAATCGACCCGTGGGGCACCCACGGGCCGATGCGCACGAAGCCCCTCGTCGTCGCGGTCCACGGCAAGTGCCTCACGCTCGGCATCGAGTTGATGCTCGCTGGCGACGTCACGATCGCCTCGGATGACGCCACGTTCGAGCAGATCGAGATCGACCGCGGGATCTTCCCGTTCGGTGGTGGTACGGCACGCTGGGTTCAGACGGCGGGCTGGGGAAACGCGATGCAGTACCTCCTGACGGGTGATGCGCTGGACGCACACGAAGCGCACCGTCTGGGCCTCGTTCAGCGGGTCGTGTCGCGTGAGGTGCTCATGGACACCGCCATGGCGCTTGCCGCGCGCATCGCGTCGAAGGCTCCCCTCGCCATCAAGGCGACGCTCGACAGCGCACGAACCGCCGTGCTCGAAGGAGAGCGCGCCGCCGCGGCGAAGCTGTTCCCCGCGATCATGCGGCTCGCCACGACGGAGGACGCCCAGGAGGCGCTCACGGCGTTCATGGAACGACGCCCGGCGACCTTCCACGGTCGTTGA
- a CDS encoding TetR/AcrR family transcriptional regulator gives MPQRVRLQLQPRERRPAAGADRESPPLTLAPREGRDWAMLEASRAVIGLFMRERTSDFTVKELAAHAGLSERTFYRYFPRKEDAIRPAVDAALARIVSDMRAAPRDQPLGEALVEALRRGLAEGHSMNWENLLPVLNETEVLRAVWLQILTDAEVALAHVVAARLGLSPDSPRARLAGAVLATSGRLAIEQPFSMGRKRDPGEVLAEYLELLGPGLFEEATGGRGPVKRSPPRRSRQGRV, from the coding sequence ATGCCCCAGCGAGTGCGACTCCAACTCCAACCACGGGAACGACGACCTGCCGCGGGTGCGGACCGGGAGTCTCCGCCCCTCACGCTCGCGCCGCGCGAGGGGCGCGACTGGGCGATGCTCGAGGCCTCGCGCGCCGTCATCGGCCTGTTCATGCGGGAGCGCACGAGCGACTTCACCGTCAAGGAGCTCGCGGCCCACGCGGGCCTCTCCGAGCGGACCTTCTACCGGTACTTCCCCCGGAAGGAGGATGCCATCCGCCCCGCCGTCGACGCGGCGCTCGCGCGCATCGTCTCCGACATGCGTGCCGCACCCCGCGACCAGCCCCTGGGCGAGGCGCTGGTGGAGGCGCTCCGCCGAGGCCTCGCGGAGGGCCACTCCATGAACTGGGAGAACCTGCTCCCCGTGCTGAACGAGACGGAGGTTCTGCGCGCGGTGTGGCTCCAGATTCTCACCGACGCGGAAGTGGCTCTCGCGCACGTCGTCGCCGCGCGGCTGGGTCTCTCTCCGGACTCACCGCGGGCGCGCCTGGCCGGTGCCGTCCTGGCCACCTCGGGACGCCTCGCGATAGAGCAGCCGTTCTCCATGGGGCGGAAGCGAGACCCGGGCGAGGTACTCGCCGAGTACCTCGAGTTGCTGGGCCCGGGTTTGTTCGAGGAGGCCACGGGTGGGCGCGGGCCCGTGAAACGCTCCCCGCCCCGGCGCTCCCGCCAGGGACGCGTTTAG
- the trhA gene encoding PAQR family membrane homeostasis protein TrhA, whose amino-acid sequence MALRERIEILLFDGEVKPRLRGVSHAIAFVAALAGCAFLAMAPAQGMRHLAGIVFGVTLVLMFGVSAIYHCPNWSHATYQRLQRCDHAAIYVVIAGSFTPIAALDSAGGWGSQLLWVMWTAALTGAGLALMGHSGPRGLRSLLYVVLGLVSVPVMLRLPGIIGLARTGWLTFGGALYAVGAVIYARKWPNPLPSLFGYHEIFHLMVVAAASVHYAIILDVLRGG is encoded by the coding sequence ATGGCCCTGCGAGAGCGCATCGAGATCCTTCTGTTCGACGGGGAAGTGAAGCCACGGTTGCGCGGTGTGTCACACGCGATCGCGTTCGTGGCGGCGCTCGCCGGATGCGCCTTCCTCGCCATGGCACCCGCTCAGGGCATGCGGCATCTGGCCGGCATCGTGTTTGGCGTCACGCTCGTCCTGATGTTCGGCGTCAGCGCGATCTATCACTGCCCCAACTGGAGCCACGCCACCTACCAGCGCCTGCAGCGCTGCGATCACGCGGCCATCTATGTCGTCATCGCGGGCTCCTTCACGCCCATCGCCGCCCTGGACTCGGCGGGAGGTTGGGGTTCCCAGCTGCTCTGGGTCATGTGGACCGCGGCACTCACCGGAGCCGGGCTCGCGCTGATGGGCCACTCGGGGCCGCGAGGGCTGCGCTCGCTGCTCTATGTCGTGCTGGGACTGGTGTCCGTCCCCGTGATGCTGCGGCTGCCCGGCATCATCGGCTTGGCACGGACCGGATGGCTCACATTCGGGGGCGCGCTGTACGCCGTGGGAGCCGTCATCTACGCACGCAAGTGGCCGAATCCCCTTCCCTCCCTCTTCGGCTACCACGAGATCTTCCACCTCATGGTCGTCGCCGCGGCCTCCGTGCACTACGCCATCATCCTCGACGTGCTGCGGGGAGGTTGA